Proteins encoded in a region of the Nostoc sp. UHCC 0926 genome:
- a CDS encoding TniQ family protein, whose product MLVNHYTNDELWNLEKPVIPQRSRLFPLEPIGIGTIYVESLSGYVARLAEHHSTTTEQLILSQILPLMGQKMSQTSPIDIINNFFGIHHSLAAANEIRGIFAKTLIQVLEELTLRRDLANLSPLKWASLTFEFSFLRLYQAWCPLCYTSWRTQNRIIYNPLLWLVNTIKFCPHHEHQTLIEQCPHCDKQFPPLTRCSRPGYCSSCHLWLGGFRINQNLDQQVVAENSENLWQHLLIGDVSSHRRDKLTWQFMWFDDVEDLVASEPSQFLPPTNFG is encoded by the coding sequence ATGTTAGTTAATCATTATACTAATGACGAGTTGTGGAACTTAGAAAAACCAGTTATTCCACAACGTAGTCGGTTGTTCCCTTTAGAACCTATTGGCATTGGTACAATCTACGTAGAAAGCTTGAGCGGATATGTAGCTCGTCTTGCTGAACATCATTCTACTACTACCGAACAATTAATTTTGTCTCAGATTCTTCCCTTGATGGGGCAAAAAATGTCTCAGACAAGTCCCATAGACATCATTAATAATTTTTTTGGAATTCACCACTCTTTAGCAGCTGCAAATGAAATCAGAGGTATTTTTGCTAAAACTCTAATTCAGGTTCTTGAAGAGTTAACTTTACGTCGAGATTTAGCTAATTTGTCACCCCTAAAATGGGCAAGTTTGACCTTTGAGTTTAGTTTTCTGCGCTTGTACCAAGCTTGGTGTCCATTGTGTTACACCAGTTGGCGTACCCAGAATCGAATCATCTACAATCCACTGCTGTGGTTAGTCAACACAATCAAATTTTGCCCCCACCACGAACATCAAACTCTGATTGAGCAGTGTCCTCATTGTGACAAGCAATTTCCACCGTTGACTAGGTGTTCTCGCCCAGGATATTGCTCAAGCTGTCATTTATGGTTAGGTGGTTTTAGAATCAACCAAAACCTTGATCAACAGGTAGTGGCAGAAAACTCAGAAAATTTATGGCAGCATCTGTTGATAGGAGATGTTTCCTCTCATCGCAGAGACAAATTGACTTGGCAGTTTATGTGGTTCGATGATGTCGAGGATCTGGTTGCTAGCGAACCGTCTCAATTTCTGCCGCCTACAAACTTTGGATAA
- a CDS encoding ATP-binding protein has translation MNFQRPFPQELLTKSSTERLNYFHSITVGHLRLRQALDALLINLQQQTDICVLFVVGPAGVGKTTLRLRAEKLLLEEALTSMSHNTCQIPVAGIEAIPAEGGKFNYKDYYLRVLESLEQLSVTLSTTNSKPNFQNHAIASTTYFASKSSDIVRRALEQAMRHHQLTALMVDEAQHLLMLAGGKQMLHQMNWIKSIANITGTVHILFGTYDLLNCCRLSGQVSRRSEDIHLPRYCSDSKEDVTEFIRILQTFQTHLPLIEEPSLVEKYEYILDYSLGCIGILKTWLTRALRTALADNALTLSWKHIQHNEYSKARREQIQQEAKAGEQRWRSEVGNQIQTQIETLAPEDLSQPPVKRGRVGKRQPKRDTVGINLDVS, from the coding sequence ATGAATTTTCAACGTCCATTTCCACAAGAATTGCTAACAAAATCCTCAACAGAACGGTTGAACTATTTTCATAGCATTACAGTTGGGCATTTACGTTTAAGGCAAGCTTTAGATGCTTTATTAATCAATCTTCAACAACAAACAGATATTTGTGTTCTGTTTGTTGTTGGACCAGCAGGTGTGGGCAAAACGACTTTAAGGCTGCGAGCCGAAAAGCTGTTATTGGAAGAGGCATTAACATCCATGAGTCACAATACCTGCCAAATTCCAGTTGCAGGAATAGAAGCAATTCCAGCAGAAGGTGGAAAGTTTAATTACAAGGATTACTACTTAAGGGTTTTAGAATCTTTGGAACAGCTTTCAGTAACTTTAAGCACTACGAACAGTAAACCTAATTTCCAAAATCATGCAATTGCTTCCACCACATACTTTGCTTCCAAAAGTTCTGATATTGTACGTCGTGCTTTAGAACAAGCTATGCGGCATCATCAACTGACAGCACTAATGGTAGACGAAGCTCAACACCTATTAATGCTAGCTGGTGGGAAGCAAATGCTACACCAGATGAACTGGATAAAATCTATTGCCAATATTACTGGTACTGTACATATTTTATTTGGTACTTATGATTTGCTAAACTGTTGCCGTCTTAGTGGTCAAGTCAGCCGACGCAGTGAGGACATTCATTTACCTCGTTATTGTTCAGATAGCAAAGAAGATGTAACTGAATTTATTCGGATACTTCAAACATTCCAAACGCATTTACCATTAATTGAAGAACCATCTCTGGTAGAAAAGTACGAATATATTTTGGATTATTCGTTGGGTTGTATTGGTATCCTCAAAACTTGGTTAACAAGAGCTTTACGAACTGCGTTGGCAGACAATGCCCTGACCTTGAGTTGGAAGCATATTCAACATAACGAGTACTCGAAAGCACGACGTGAACAAATTCAACAAGAGGCAAAAGCTGGAGAACAGCGTTGGCGTAGCGAGGTAGGAAATCAAATACAAACTCAAATCGAAACTTTAGCACCTGAAGATTTAAGCCAGCCACCTGTGAAAAGGGGCCGTGTCGGAAAGCGTCAACCTAAAAGAGATACTGTAGGCATTAATCTAGATGTTAGTTAA
- a CDS encoding element excision factor XisH family protein yields MARDLFHNIVRSALEKDGWLVTDDPLNIRCGGVDVQIDLGAELLVAAEKAGEKIAVEIKNFVSASKISEFHMALGQFINYRTALRAEEPSRNLYLAVPLVTYNDFFNLPFIQTVVNENKLKLIIYNLETEEIEQWIS; encoded by the coding sequence ATGGCTCGTGATTTATTCCACAATATTGTGAGGTCTGCACTAGAAAAAGATGGTTGGTTAGTTACAGATGACCCGCTAAATATTCGGTGTGGTGGAGTTGATGTTCAGATTGATTTAGGTGCAGAGCTCCTAGTTGCTGCGGAAAAAGCTGGAGAAAAAATAGCAGTTGAAATCAAAAATTTTGTTAGTGCATCCAAGATTTCAGAATTTCACATGGCACTAGGACAGTTTATTAATTATCGGACTGCATTACGTGCAGAAGAACCTTCGAGAAATTTATATTTAGCTGTACCATTGGTAACTTACAATGATTTTTTTAATTTGCCTTTTATTCAAACTGTAGTCAACGAAAACAAATTAAAGTTAATTATTTATAACCTTGAGACTGAGGAAATAGAGCAATGGATAAGTTAA
- a CDS encoding TnsA endonuclease N-terminal domain-containing protein, which produces MLSDQEFEQWCHRLGLPETTKEFVQQIRCSEPVRKVGGGAKNVCGSYPSHKMGKTIQFESHKVELPAIVEYENDEDVLEYYDQPVRLSISFESKSGRRVVTSHIPDFLVIRHNCAGFEEWKTSERLKTLTHKQPTRYQQNENGKWQAPPVETKVQSLGLYYHLRTDQEINWIAYRNHQFLRVYLSQENIVNPEARTRIIESVTANPGMTLKQLLLSTNTSWVDDIYALIATKQLYVDLKGIGLSEPEKVHLFSSQQVAEAYNLIMSKKAAATLDKGQQIDVAVGATVFWDGKSLSVIQIGEKKIVLQGENHLIGLSHTDFETLISQKEITGIEAQGVKSTQIWEQLKCASPEDLAVANYRQKIIEPYLHKDPPTNSPVSERTIRRWKAKYHSAEETYGWGYIGLLPNRKDKGNRVERFSDQTWEFIDKIIEQHYENFKQRNKLTTYGILAREWEKAGKTDPCPSRTTFYKRINSRADHRQTRKRQGNRAAYQKSSFYHELTFSTPCHGSRPFEICHIDHTELDIELVCQRTGCCLGRPWATVLIDAFSRRILAIYLTFDPPSYRSCMMVLRICVQRLGRLPETLVVDNGVEFGSIYFETLLAAFGCIKKQRPVASPRFGSIIERFFGTSHTEFFYNLKGNTQITKQIRLVNKTNNPKAQAVWTLPEIYEYFCEYIYVIYDQREHPALGQSPCVAFEKGLTQSGMRFGQRIVNNENFQIFTLPSTPKGSAKVVPKLGVKVNHIYYWSIDDSFLHPQVEGTQVRIRYDPWDVGTAYAYVKNAWVRCISQHYSSLQGHSEREIRLASIEIRQQKKQYNQKVTIKAKDLAQYLESAEAQETLQIQRLRDFAATGVRQIVSSKIVKQAQSVVKEDLADIKNNITEKLTLPNKLEAQEINPRRIQPYSQQELW; this is translated from the coding sequence ATGCTCAGTGACCAAGAATTTGAACAATGGTGTCATCGGCTCGGTTTACCAGAGACGACAAAAGAATTTGTACAGCAAATCCGTTGTTCGGAGCCTGTAAGGAAAGTAGGTGGCGGGGCGAAAAATGTTTGTGGTAGCTACCCAAGCCACAAAATGGGAAAAACGATTCAGTTTGAGTCCCACAAAGTAGAATTGCCTGCGATCGTAGAGTACGAAAACGACGAAGATGTTCTGGAGTACTATGACCAACCAGTTCGTCTAAGCATATCATTTGAGTCGAAAAGCGGGCGTAGGGTGGTGACGAGTCATATTCCTGATTTCTTAGTGATTCGGCATAACTGTGCAGGGTTTGAAGAATGGAAAACTAGCGAACGTCTCAAAACACTCACTCACAAACAACCCACAAGGTATCAACAAAACGAAAATGGTAAATGGCAGGCTCCACCGGTAGAAACTAAAGTTCAATCATTGGGGCTTTACTATCACCTTCGTACAGATCAGGAAATAAACTGGATTGCTTACCGCAACCATCAGTTTTTGAGGGTTTACTTGAGCCAAGAGAATATAGTTAATCCAGAAGCAAGGACAAGAATTATTGAATCTGTTACAGCTAATCCGGGGATGACCCTGAAACAATTACTCTTATCAACAAATACCAGTTGGGTAGATGATATTTATGCCTTGATTGCAACAAAGCAGTTATATGTAGACTTGAAAGGCATAGGGTTGAGTGAACCAGAAAAAGTTCATCTGTTTAGTAGCCAGCAGGTAGCAGAAGCTTATAACTTAATCATGTCTAAAAAGGCTGCTGCCACCCTTGATAAGGGGCAACAGATTGATGTGGCGGTTGGTGCAACCGTGTTCTGGGATGGAAAAAGTTTATCTGTAATTCAGATTGGAGAGAAAAAAATTGTTTTGCAAGGTGAAAATCATCTAATTGGGTTAAGCCATACAGACTTTGAAACACTAATTTCACAAAAAGAAATTACTGGCATTGAAGCTCAAGGAGTAAAATCAACTCAAATTTGGGAACAGCTAAAATGCGCTAGCCCAGAAGACTTAGCCGTAGCTAACTACCGCCAGAAAATCATTGAACCATATCTGCATAAAGATCCGCCAACCAATAGTCCTGTGTCTGAGCGAACAATTCGCAGATGGAAAGCCAAATATCATTCCGCAGAGGAAACCTATGGTTGGGGTTACATTGGTTTGTTGCCAAATCGTAAAGACAAAGGAAACCGTGTTGAGCGATTTTCAGATCAAACTTGGGAGTTCATCGATAAAATTATTGAGCAGCATTACGAGAATTTTAAACAGAGAAATAAACTGACAACTTACGGTATTCTGGCAAGAGAATGGGAAAAAGCGGGAAAAACAGACCCTTGCCCCAGCCGTACTACGTTTTACAAGCGCATCAACAGTAGAGCAGATCATAGACAAACTCGGAAGAGGCAAGGAAATCGGGCAGCTTACCAAAAAAGCTCGTTTTATCATGAATTAACGTTCTCGACACCTTGCCACGGAAGTCGTCCCTTTGAAATTTGTCACATTGACCATACCGAGTTAGATATTGAGTTAGTTTGCCAAAGGACAGGATGTTGTTTGGGTAGACCTTGGGCAACCGTTTTGATTGATGCTTTCTCCCGGCGTATTTTAGCTATCTATTTAACTTTTGACCCGCCGTCCTATCGCTCCTGCATGATGGTGTTACGAATTTGCGTGCAGAGACTAGGACGGTTACCAGAGACTTTGGTAGTAGATAACGGTGTAGAATTTGGCAGTATTTACTTTGAAACTCTTTTAGCAGCATTTGGTTGTATAAAGAAACAACGCCCTGTTGCTAGTCCTAGATTTGGTTCAATAATTGAACGTTTTTTTGGCACCAGTCATACTGAATTCTTCTACAACCTGAAAGGAAACACCCAAATTACAAAGCAAATTCGCTTAGTGAATAAGACGAATAATCCAAAGGCACAAGCTGTATGGACGTTACCGGAAATATATGAGTATTTTTGTGAATATATTTATGTAATTTATGATCAGAGAGAACATCCTGCACTAGGACAATCACCATGTGTTGCATTTGAAAAGGGGCTAACTCAAAGTGGAATGCGCTTTGGTCAAAGAATTGTTAATAATGAAAATTTTCAGATTTTTACTTTGCCATCAACTCCAAAAGGAAGTGCCAAAGTTGTACCAAAGCTTGGGGTAAAAGTTAATCATATTTACTACTGGTCAATAGATGATTCTTTTCTCCATCCTCAAGTTGAAGGAACCCAAGTACGTATTAGATATGATCCCTGGGATGTGGGTACGGCTTATGCCTATGTCAAAAATGCTTGGGTGCGTTGTATTTCACAACATTATTCATCGTTACAAGGACATTCTGAACGAGAAATTCGGCTTGCTAGCATTGAAATACGTCAGCAGAAAAAGCAGTACAACCAGAAAGTCACAATTAAGGCTAAGGACTTAGCACAGTATCTAGAATCAGCCGAAGCTCAAGAGACTTTACAAATACAACGATTACGAGATTTTGCAGCAACTGGAGTTCGTCAAATTGTGTCTTCTAAAATAGTGAAACAAGCACAATCTGTTGTTAAAGAAGATTTAGCCGACATTAAAAATAATATTACAGAAAAACTAACACTGCCAAATAAATTAGAGGCTCAAGAAATTAATCCCAGGCGAATCCAACCGTACTCTCAACAGGAGCTGTGGTAA
- a CDS encoding XisI protein yields the protein MDKLNEYRTKVRQLLTKYIEYKPSYGDVEVEQIFDVEYDHYQIISIGWNNQKRIYGPIMHLDIKNNKIWIQQNTTEVDIALELIEMGVPKQDIVIGFHTPKMRQLSGFAVK from the coding sequence ATGGATAAGTTAAATGAATACCGCACAAAAGTTAGGCAATTATTAACTAAGTATATCGAGTACAAGCCTAGTTATGGAGATGTAGAGGTCGAACAGATTTTTGACGTAGAGTATGACCATTATCAAATTATTAGCATTGGATGGAACAATCAAAAACGGATCTATGGCCCAATAATGCACCTAGATATCAAAAATAATAAAATTTGGATTCAACAAAATACAACGGAAGTAGATATTGCTTTAGAATTGATAGAAATGGGTGTACCTAAACAAGATATTGTCATCGGTTTTCATACTCCTAAAATGCGTCAATTATCGGGATTTGCTGTGAAATAA
- a CDS encoding IS701 family transposase, whose protein sequence is MGSRTATSTITVVDQYCDVYRDLFPEVRTFENFKHLHAGMLSEIKRKSLPEIAKAVGLHDAQPLQNFLTNSPWSVVALRDRRLELTLLMLEGRSFKLVIDETGDKKKGKHTDYVARQYIGNLGKVDNGIVSVNAYGVLGDLTFPLIFLIYKPRKRLEVGGVYKTKPQLAVEIIEALLKIGFNFDLVLADSLYGESPTFIAVLCKYEKHYLLAIRSNHREFSLPDQEAKYGVWQEFERKFSDGKSEKRYIQQINESESRLITYWRITTDPNNLPKNQTWYVKTDLKSDMAVKLGNLYGFRNWVEYAFKQGKNELGWADFRLTNYQQIEKWWELVMSAYFLVSLQAQARNKSESESKNEAISPQFSREPADFSNHIWWDFSLGWKSTLNKLRLIIQPYIFWNLIKPWLAVFVNTNFQLVFQKLIKIMNQFQGYITVDSG, encoded by the coding sequence TTGGGTTCAAGAACGGCTACCTCCACGATCACCGTGGTAGATCAGTACTGCGATGTCTATAGAGATTTGTTTCCAGAAGTGAGGACATTTGAGAATTTTAAACATCTTCACGCTGGAATGTTATCTGAGATAAAGCGTAAATCTTTACCAGAAATAGCTAAGGCAGTTGGTTTACACGATGCACAACCACTGCAAAACTTCCTGACGAATTCACCTTGGTCAGTAGTTGCTTTACGAGACAGGCGTTTAGAACTAACTCTCTTAATGTTAGAGGGACGTTCATTTAAGTTAGTAATTGATGAAACTGGAGATAAAAAGAAAGGGAAGCACACAGATTACGTTGCGAGACAATATATTGGCAACTTGGGAAAAGTTGATAATGGAATTGTCTCAGTTAATGCTTATGGAGTATTAGGAGACTTGACTTTTCCTTTAATATTTTTAATATATAAACCACGAAAAAGACTCGAAGTAGGAGGAGTCTATAAAACTAAACCTCAATTGGCAGTCGAAATAATTGAGGCATTGCTCAAAATTGGATTTAATTTTGATTTGGTTTTAGCGGATAGTCTTTATGGAGAAAGTCCAACATTTATTGCTGTGTTATGCAAGTACGAAAAACATTATTTATTAGCGATAAGAAGTAATCATCGAGAGTTTAGCTTGCCAGACCAAGAGGCTAAGTATGGGGTGTGGCAAGAGTTTGAGCGGAAATTTAGTGATGGAAAGTCAGAAAAAAGATATATACAACAGATAAATGAAAGCGAATCTAGACTGATAACATATTGGCGAATCACTACTGACCCAAATAATCTACCAAAAAATCAGACATGGTATGTAAAAACCGATTTGAAAAGTGATATGGCTGTTAAATTAGGAAATCTTTATGGATTTCGTAATTGGGTGGAATATGCCTTTAAACAAGGGAAGAATGAGTTGGGATGGGCTGATTTTAGACTTACGAATTATCAGCAAATAGAAAAATGGTGGGAGCTAGTTATGAGCGCCTATTTTTTAGTGAGTTTACAGGCTCAAGCTAGAAATAAATCTGAAAGCGAAAGCAAAAATGAAGCAATATCACCGCAATTTTCAAGAGAACCAGCAGATTTTAGTAACCATATATGGTGGGATTTCAGTTTAGGATGGAAGTCCACTTTGAACAAATTAAGATTAATTATTCAACCATATATATTCTGGAATCTAATCAAACCGTGGTTAGCCGTTTTTGTTAATACTAACTTCCAGTTAGTATTCCAGAAGCTGATAAAAATAATGAATCAGTTTCAAGGTTATATAACCGTGGATTCGGGATAA